One Lottiidibacillus patelloidae genomic region harbors:
- a CDS encoding DivIVA domain-containing protein, which translates to MSLTPLDIHNKEFSKGFRGYDEDEVNEFLDQIIKDYEIIIRDKKELESRVSDLQDKLSHFSSIENTLNKSIVIAQETAEELKQNAMKESKLIVREAEKNADRIVNEALVKSRKIALEVEELKKQAKVYRTRFRMLIEAQLDLIETDDWDQLINTIEEEKEEVNS; encoded by the coding sequence GTGTCGCTAACACCGCTTGATATTCATAATAAGGAATTTAGTAAAGGCTTTCGCGGATATGATGAAGATGAAGTAAATGAATTTCTTGATCAAATTATTAAAGATTACGAAATTATTATTCGTGATAAAAAAGAATTAGAATCAAGAGTTTCTGATTTACAGGACAAGCTTAGCCATTTTTCTAGCATTGAAAATACGCTAAATAAATCCATTGTCATTGCACAAGAAACTGCTGAAGAATTAAAGCAAAATGCAATGAAGGAATCAAAGCTAATTGTTCGTGAAGCAGAAAAAAATGCTGATCGAATTGTAAACGAGGCTTTAGTTAAATCACGAAAGATAGCTTTAGAAGTGGAAGAATTGAAAAAGCAAGCGAAAGTATATCGTACTCGCTTCCGTATGTTAATTGAAGCGCAATTAGATTTAATTGAAACAGATGATTGGGATCAATTAATTAATACGATCGAAGAAGAAAAAGAAGAAGTAAATTCATAA
- the ileS gene encoding isoleucine--tRNA ligase, translating into MEYKDTLKMPKTDFPMRGNLPNREPLIHDKWNELNIYQKVSERTKGRPSFILHDGPPYANGDLHMGHALNKVLKDFIVRYKSMSGFYSPYVPGWDTHGLPIEQALTKKKVKRKEMTVAAFREKCAEYALGQLDSQREQFKRLGILADWDNPYVTLDKAYEAQQIKVFGEMANKGYIYKGKKPVYWSPSSESALAEAEIEYHDKRSASIYVAFSVTDGKGVLEGDEKFIIWTTTPWTIPANLGIALHAEMEYAVVGVAGTKYVIASELVENVAAELEWENHEVLKTVKGAELEYVVAKHPLYDRQSLVMVSDHVTAESGTGCVHTAPGHGEDDFLVGKRYNLDVLCPVDDKGNMTEEAPGFAGLFYDEANKPITEKLNEVGALLKLQFIKHSYPHDWRTKKPVIFRATAQWFASIKDFREEILQAIKDTKWVPQWGETRLYNMIKDREDWCISRQRAWGVPIPVFYGENGEAIISQETIAHVSELFREHGSNIWFEWDAKDLLPEGFTSEHSPGGTFTKETDIMDVWFDSGSSHQAVLEEREELSRPADLYLEGSDQYRGWFNSSLSTSVAVTGKAPYKGILSHGFVNDGDGKKMSKSLGNIIEPGKIVKQYGADIIRLWVASVDYQSDVRVSDEILKQVSEGYRKIRNTFRFLLGNLSDYNPTQNKVAVADLAEVDKYMLVKLNNLITSAKKSYDEYDFAEVTHAVHNFCTIELSSFYLDIAKDVLYIQPENAQRRRAIQTVMYETVTALTKLVAPILSHTADEVWPHIPHVDGESVFLTDMPDELNVDNTETIENKWDRFMDIRNDVLKALENARNEKVIGKSLTASLKLYPTEETKELLASLDQLHQLFIVSNATIAGKYEEAPETANKFEQISVLVEAAEGETCERCWIVSPTVGENSKHETLCESCADIVMNHYE; encoded by the coding sequence ATGGAGTATAAAGATACGTTAAAAATGCCAAAAACTGATTTTCCGATGCGTGGAAATCTACCGAATCGTGAACCATTAATTCACGATAAATGGAATGAGCTTAATATTTATCAAAAAGTATCAGAAAGAACGAAAGGAAGACCATCATTTATTTTACATGATGGACCACCTTATGCGAACGGTGACTTACACATGGGTCATGCTCTAAACAAAGTTCTTAAAGACTTTATTGTTCGTTATAAATCAATGAGTGGGTTTTATTCACCATATGTACCTGGATGGGATACGCACGGATTGCCAATTGAACAGGCATTAACAAAAAAGAAAGTAAAAAGAAAAGAAATGACTGTAGCGGCATTCCGTGAAAAATGTGCAGAATATGCATTAGGTCAATTGGACAGCCAACGTGAGCAATTTAAACGTTTAGGAATTTTAGCTGATTGGGATAATCCTTATGTCACGCTAGATAAAGCTTATGAAGCGCAACAAATTAAAGTGTTCGGTGAGATGGCGAATAAAGGATATATTTATAAAGGGAAAAAGCCTGTTTATTGGTCACCATCTTCAGAATCTGCATTAGCTGAAGCGGAAATTGAATACCATGACAAGCGATCAGCATCTATTTATGTTGCATTTTCCGTTACAGATGGAAAAGGAGTTCTTGAAGGTGACGAAAAGTTCATCATTTGGACAACAACGCCTTGGACAATTCCTGCAAACTTAGGAATCGCTTTACACGCTGAGATGGAGTATGCTGTTGTCGGTGTGGCTGGTACGAAATATGTTATTGCTTCAGAGTTAGTAGAAAATGTAGCGGCTGAATTAGAATGGGAAAATCACGAAGTTCTGAAAACAGTGAAGGGTGCAGAACTAGAATATGTTGTTGCGAAGCATCCTCTTTATGACAGACAGTCGTTAGTGATGGTTTCTGACCACGTTACAGCTGAATCAGGAACTGGTTGTGTACACACTGCTCCAGGACACGGGGAAGACGATTTCCTTGTTGGAAAGCGTTATAACCTTGATGTGTTATGTCCAGTCGATGATAAAGGAAATATGACTGAGGAAGCACCAGGATTTGCAGGTTTATTTTACGATGAAGCGAATAAACCGATTACTGAAAAATTAAATGAAGTAGGAGCTTTACTAAAGCTACAATTCATTAAACATTCTTATCCACATGATTGGCGTACGAAAAAACCAGTTATTTTCCGTGCTACAGCTCAATGGTTTGCTTCGATTAAGGATTTCAGAGAAGAAATCTTACAAGCAATTAAAGACACGAAATGGGTTCCGCAATGGGGAGAAACTCGCCTTTATAATATGATTAAAGACCGTGAAGACTGGTGTATCTCTCGTCAACGTGCTTGGGGAGTTCCAATTCCTGTATTTTATGGAGAGAATGGCGAAGCAATTATTTCCCAAGAAACAATTGCACATGTTTCTGAATTATTCCGTGAGCATGGCTCAAATATTTGGTTTGAGTGGGATGCAAAGGATCTATTACCAGAAGGATTTACTTCGGAACATAGTCCTGGCGGAACATTTACAAAAGAGACAGATATTATGGATGTTTGGTTCGATTCTGGTTCTTCTCACCAAGCAGTATTGGAAGAGCGTGAAGAATTAAGCAGACCAGCTGATCTTTATTTAGAAGGTTCTGACCAATATCGTGGTTGGTTTAACTCGTCATTATCAACTTCAGTTGCAGTAACTGGAAAAGCACCTTATAAGGGCATTTTAAGTCACGGCTTTGTAAATGATGGCGATGGCAAAAAAATGAGTAAATCATTAGGAAATATTATCGAGCCAGGGAAAATTGTAAAACAATACGGTGCAGATATTATTCGTCTTTGGGTTGCTTCTGTCGACTATCAATCAGACGTTCGTGTTTCCGATGAGATTTTAAAACAAGTATCTGAAGGTTATCGTAAGATTCGTAATACATTCCGTTTCTTATTAGGAAACTTAAGTGATTACAATCCTACTCAAAATAAAGTAGCTGTGGCTGACCTTGCAGAAGTAGATAAATATATGTTAGTTAAGTTAAATAACTTAATTACAAGCGCGAAAAAATCATATGATGAGTATGATTTTGCTGAAGTAACTCACGCAGTTCATAACTTCTGTACAATTGAATTAAGTTCATTCTACTTAGACATTGCCAAGGATGTCCTATACATTCAACCGGAAAATGCCCAAAGAAGAAGAGCGATTCAAACTGTTATGTATGAAACAGTTACAGCATTAACGAAGTTAGTTGCGCCTATCTTATCTCATACAGCAGATGAAGTTTGGCCACATATCCCTCATGTTGATGGTGAGAGTGTATTCTTAACTGATATGCCAGACGAACTAAACGTTGATAATACAGAAACGATTGAAAACAAATGGGATCGTTTTATGGATATCAGAAACGATGTTCTAAAAGCATTAGAAAATGCTCGTAACGAAAAAGTAATTGGTAAGTCATTAACTGCTTCATTGAAGCTATATCCTACTGAAGAAACAAAGGAATTATTAGCATCACTCGATCAGTTACATCAGTTATTTATCGTATCTAACGCAACGATTGCTGGTAAATATGAAGAAGCTCCAGAAACTGCTAATAAGTTTGAACAAATCAGTGTATTAGTAGAGGCTGCTGAAGGCGAAACGTGTGAGCGTTGTTGGATTGTTTCACCGACTGTTGGTGAAAATAGTAAGCATGAAACACTTTGTGAAAGCTGTGCCGATATCGTAATGAACCATTACGAATAA
- the lspA gene encoding signal peptidase II, with amino-acid sequence MKLGYYVLAAVIILVDQWTKELVVRHMELYDSIPLVKDFLYLTSHRNKGAAWGMLQGQMWFFYIVTVIVVIGIIYFLIKHTKNEPFLGWPLSLILGGAIGNFIDRVFRGEVVDFIDVYIFTYNYPIFNIADSALVVGAFTIIIATLFDNKKKEEPINE; translated from the coding sequence ATGAAGTTAGGATATTATGTTTTGGCGGCTGTAATCATTTTAGTTGACCAGTGGACAAAGGAATTAGTTGTAAGGCATATGGAACTTTATGATAGTATTCCATTAGTAAAAGATTTTTTATATTTAACATCACACCGAAATAAAGGTGCAGCGTGGGGAATGTTGCAAGGACAAATGTGGTTCTTCTACATCGTCACGGTAATTGTGGTAATTGGGATTATTTATTTCTTAATTAAACATACGAAAAATGAGCCATTTTTAGGATGGCCACTTAGTTTAATATTAGGTGGTGCAATCGGGAATTTCATTGACCGTGTTTTTCGCGGGGAAGTAGTTGATTTCATTGACGTGTATATCTTCACGTATAACTATCCGATTTTTAACATCGCTGATTCTGCATTAGTCGTAGGTGCATTTACAATCATAATTGCCACTTTATTTGACAACAAGAAAAAAGAGGAGCCTATTAATGAATAA
- a CDS encoding RluA family pseudouridine synthase, with amino-acid sequence MNKVQVTIEEKHENERLDKVLPQYDDWSRSQVQIWIKEGNLEVNGKTVKGNYKCKAGDEVTINIPEPEVLDVVPENIPLDIVFEDSDVVVVNKPRGMVVHPAPGHPSGTLVNGLMYHIKDLSGINGVLRPGIVHRIDKDTSGLLMVAKNDKSHESLVEQLKAKTTLRKYFAIVHGVIEHDHATIDAPIGRDKKDRQRMAVTNENSRDAVTHFNVVERFKDFSFIECQLETGRTHQIRVHMHYIGHPVAGDPKYGPKKTLDIEGQALHAATLGFEHPTTGEFMQFEAPLPDEMTKLLDELKKRS; translated from the coding sequence ATGAATAAAGTTCAAGTAACAATTGAGGAAAAACATGAAAACGAACGTTTGGACAAAGTATTACCACAATACGATGATTGGTCTCGTAGCCAAGTTCAAATATGGATTAAAGAAGGAAATCTGGAAGTAAACGGTAAAACGGTAAAAGGAAACTATAAATGTAAAGCTGGCGATGAAGTTACGATTAATATTCCAGAACCAGAAGTTTTAGACGTCGTACCGGAAAACATTCCGTTAGATATTGTCTTTGAAGATAGCGATGTTGTTGTAGTAAACAAACCACGTGGTATGGTCGTTCACCCTGCCCCTGGCCATCCGTCAGGAACATTGGTAAATGGGTTAATGTATCATATTAAGGATCTATCAGGAATTAATGGCGTACTGCGTCCTGGTATCGTGCATCGCATCGACAAAGATACATCTGGATTATTAATGGTAGCTAAAAATGATAAATCACATGAGTCATTAGTCGAACAATTAAAAGCTAAAACGACATTAAGAAAATACTTTGCAATTGTCCATGGGGTTATTGAACATGATCATGCAACAATTGATGCACCTATAGGTCGTGATAAGAAGGATCGTCAAAGAATGGCAGTAACAAATGAAAATAGTAGAGATGCGGTAACTCATTTTAATGTAGTAGAGCGCTTTAAAGATTTTTCATTTATTGAATGTCAATTAGAGACTGGACGTACGCATCAAATTCGTGTTCATATGCATTATATTGGACACCCAGTTGCGGGAGATCCTAAGTATGGACCGAAAAAAACATTGGATATTGAAGGACAAGCGTTACATGCTGCAACACTTGGATTTGAACATCCAACAACAGGTGAATTTATGCAGTTTGAAGCACCTTTACCTGATGAAATGACAAAACTTTTAGATGAATTGAAAAAAAGGTCTTGA
- the pyrR gene encoding bifunctional pyr operon transcriptional regulator/uracil phosphoribosyltransferase PyrR: MSEKAIVLDDQAIRRALTRIAHEIIERNKGVEDSILVGIKTRGIYVAQRLAKRIEEIEGKKIAIGEVDITLYRDDLSIKTSDREPVLKGTDLPESIQDKKIILIDDVLYTGRTVRAAMDAVMDKGRPAQIQLAVLIDRGHRELPIRPDFIGKNVPTSKSEKIVVELAEVDGIDQVSIHDK, translated from the coding sequence ATGTCAGAAAAAGCGATTGTTTTAGACGACCAAGCGATTAGACGCGCATTAACTCGTATAGCTCACGAAATAATTGAGCGAAACAAAGGTGTGGAAGACAGTATTCTTGTCGGTATTAAAACAAGAGGAATATATGTCGCACAACGGTTAGCGAAAAGAATCGAAGAAATCGAAGGAAAGAAAATTGCCATCGGAGAAGTGGATATAACTCTTTACCGTGATGACCTATCGATTAAAACGTCGGACAGAGAGCCAGTTTTAAAAGGTACAGATTTACCGGAGTCTATCCAAGATAAAAAGATTATTCTAATCGATGATGTTCTTTACACTGGAAGAACAGTCCGTGCGGCAATGGATGCAGTAATGGATAAAGGAAGACCAGCGCAAATTCAATTAGCAGTCTTAATCGACCGTGGTCACCGTGAATTGCCAATTCGACCAGACTTTATCGGAAAGAATGTTCCAACATCAAAGTCAGAAAAAATTGTAGTGGAACTAGCTGAAGTGGATGGAATTGACCAAGTAAGTATACATGATAAATAA